From Marivirga harenae, one genomic window encodes:
- a CDS encoding rhomboid family intramembrane serine protease, producing MFARLTPVVKNLLLINIALLLIPSFANIELAQYFGLRYILADSFRPFQFITYMFLHSGFGHLLGNMFALFIFGPMLERFWGSKRFFIFYMVTGVGAGMLYGVVNFIEMQQLESAAQQYIENPNYEGFVSFIQENANYAYRQWYDFIDAYGENPGSQEYIDASVQRVQEVVRFQGNVPLIGASGAVFGILFAFGFLFPNTELFLLFPPIPIKAKYLVTFYGLYELYAGIQNVPGDNVAHYAHLGGMLIAFILLKIWQKNSNRFY from the coding sequence ATGTTTGCGAGACTTACTCCGGTTGTTAAAAACCTACTTTTAATAAATATAGCATTATTACTGATTCCTTCTTTTGCAAATATTGAGTTAGCCCAGTACTTTGGTTTGCGCTATATTTTGGCGGATTCTTTTCGGCCTTTCCAGTTCATAACCTATATGTTTTTGCACTCTGGCTTTGGACATTTGTTGGGTAATATGTTTGCCCTATTCATATTCGGTCCCATGCTAGAGCGGTTTTGGGGCTCAAAAAGGTTTTTTATATTTTATATGGTGACAGGTGTTGGTGCTGGTATGCTATATGGAGTTGTGAATTTCATTGAAATGCAGCAATTAGAAAGTGCTGCTCAACAATATATTGAGAATCCTAATTATGAGGGTTTTGTTTCCTTCATTCAAGAGAATGCTAATTATGCTTATAGGCAATGGTATGATTTCATTGATGCTTATGGGGAAAACCCAGGTAGTCAAGAATATATTGATGCGAGTGTTCAAAGGGTTCAAGAAGTGGTTAGATTTCAAGGAAATGTACCATTAATTGGAGCTTCTGGGGCAGTATTTGGAATTCTTTTTGCCTTTGGATTTCTTTTCCCAAATACGGAACTGTTTTTATTATTTCCACCTATCCCTATCAAAGCTAAATACCTTGTAACCTTCTATGGATTATATGAGTTATATGCAGGCATACAGAATGTTCCGGGCGATAATGTGGCGCACTATGCCCATTTAGGTGGAATGTTGATTGCATTTATTCTGTTGAAAATTTGGCAGAAGAACAGTAACAGATTTTATTAA
- a CDS encoding rhomboid family protein, producing MAGFFDELKQNFKRPNNALNQLIIINAVVFVGLGLLALIGKFSGTEGLFAVVDAQFTIPPDLERFIYRPWTVITYAFSHAGFFHILLNMLVLYWFGMLVSQYLGSAKLVNLYVLGALAGAVVFILAYNLVPFLAERGTNGMVGASAAVYAVATASATLLPDHKFHLIFIGPVKIKYIVAVYIILSLLGSAGPNAGGNIAHLGGAGIGFLYVRGLQAGTDFGLWIQMTLGFIQSLFKSKPKIKVTYKKKQPTGASKSSAKSSGASSAIEQEEIDRILDKISDKGYESLSKDEKQKLFNASKK from the coding sequence ATGGCAGGATTTTTCGATGAGTTAAAGCAAAATTTTAAAAGGCCCAACAATGCCTTGAATCAGTTGATTATTATCAATGCGGTGGTTTTTGTGGGTTTGGGTTTGTTGGCTTTAATAGGTAAGTTTTCTGGGACGGAGGGACTTTTTGCTGTAGTAGATGCGCAATTTACTATTCCACCAGATCTAGAGCGATTTATTTATCGACCCTGGACTGTTATTACTTATGCATTCTCTCATGCTGGTTTCTTCCATATTCTTCTCAATATGCTAGTGCTTTACTGGTTTGGAATGTTAGTTTCGCAATATCTAGGGAGTGCTAAATTGGTCAATCTATACGTTTTAGGGGCACTTGCAGGTGCAGTTGTGTTTATTTTGGCATATAATTTGGTTCCTTTCTTAGCTGAAAGAGGGACGAACGGCATGGTGGGTGCCTCAGCAGCAGTTTATGCTGTGGCAACTGCATCAGCAACTTTGCTGCCAGATCACAAATTTCATTTAATTTTTATAGGCCCAGTCAAGATAAAATATATCGTTGCAGTTTATATCATATTATCCCTTCTTGGTTCTGCAGGTCCAAATGCTGGAGGAAATATTGCACACCTTGGTGGTGCAGGGATTGGCTTTTTATATGTGCGAGGATTGCAAGCTGGAACAGATTTTGGTTTATGGATTCAAATGACTTTAGGTTTTATCCAAAGTCTGTTTAAATCTAAACCGAAAATAAAAGTCACTTATAAAAAGAAACAGCCTACTGGAGCAAGTAAAAGCAGCGCGAAATCCTCTGGTGCTTCCTCAGCCATTGAGCAAGAAGAGATTGACAGAATATTGGATAAAATATCTGATAAAGGATATGAAAGTTTAAGCAAAGATGAAAAGCAGAAGCTTTTTAATGCAAGTAAAAAATAA
- a CDS encoding T9SS type A sorting domain-containing protein, whose translation MKKLFYFILIGCISVHFSLAQNISPSEQFIDWSDDSAWSSGNRPLSNQGGQDIFIDGSVTRFSNFTLGTTNFFGGSNPSNLTVYSGDSLVVDGDLTINPDSELTVEDGGYLYVNGDLNNQGEFFIIFPTGDGGIAANDGTIAVNGDYNQGPGANISNNGTNSKFYVEGNSDGEPTDGQIPPEIQEIYNTLPIELKVFEGILAKNATQLNWITAKEENFSHFEIERSVNEKPFEVIGLVEGQGNSMTDVYYDFTDLSIPFGIIRYRLKAVDIDHSFEYFEAIEIKNTFSNQVSAYPNPTTNISNVKIVLPKEFKGKLNKVSLFNSSGRNLYNQLNFDPQVSKLELGELEEGMYILKIYHNGLTENLRIFVH comes from the coding sequence ATGAAAAAATTATTTTACTTCATCTTAATTGGTTGTATTTCGGTACACTTTTCGTTAGCACAAAATATCTCTCCAAGTGAGCAATTTATTGATTGGAGTGATGATTCAGCTTGGTCTTCTGGTAACAGACCGCTATCGAATCAAGGAGGTCAAGATATTTTCATTGACGGTAGTGTAACAAGATTCTCGAACTTCACATTAGGTACTACGAATTTTTTTGGTGGTAGCAACCCTTCCAATCTAACCGTATATTCTGGGGATTCTCTTGTAGTTGACGGTGATTTAACTATAAATCCCGATTCAGAATTAACAGTTGAAGATGGTGGCTATCTCTACGTAAATGGAGACTTAAATAATCAGGGTGAATTCTTTATAATATTTCCAACTGGAGACGGTGGTATTGCAGCAAACGATGGAACCATTGCTGTCAATGGCGACTATAATCAAGGCCCAGGGGCAAATATTAGTAATAACGGTACAAATTCTAAATTTTATGTGGAAGGTAATTCAGATGGAGAGCCTACTGACGGACAAATCCCACCCGAAATCCAAGAGATATACAACACACTTCCAATAGAACTCAAAGTTTTCGAAGGAATTCTGGCAAAGAACGCAACTCAATTAAATTGGATAACAGCCAAGGAAGAGAACTTTTCTCATTTTGAGATTGAAAGATCGGTCAATGAAAAACCCTTTGAAGTAATTGGCCTCGTGGAAGGACAGGGAAATAGCATGACGGATGTTTACTATGATTTCACAGACCTTTCCATCCCATTTGGCATTATTAGATATAGATTAAAAGCAGTTGATATTGATCATAGCTTTGAATATTTTGAAGCCATAGAAATAAAAAATACTTTTAGCAATCAGGTTTCTGCTTACCCAAACCCGACAACTAACATTTCAAACGTAAAAATAGTGTTACCTAAGGAGTTTAAGGGAAAACTAAACAAGGTAAGCTTATTCAATTCTTCTGGAAGAAATTTATATAATCAATTAAATTTTGATCCTCAAGTGTCAAAATTGGAATTAGGCGAACTGGAAGAGGGGATGTATATCCTAAAAATCTATCATAATGGACTTACTGAAAATCTTAGGATTTTTGTTCATTAA
- a CDS encoding anti-sigma factor has product MSKIEAYISSGVIEAFVLGQLNESESKELLQYAKEHEEVRKAIDEAEETLFALGQEGSIAPPAQSKNALFEELGIETNSTKDEVDYNFSKPEMKTEEKSFSIYPYLSAAASIVAVIGIVLSGYYYNQWQETEARLSNIIAQNQSMAQQYNVVKNQMDQYASNIQILRQPGIETVPMTGLDIAPNAQAFVHWNKKTNEVYLNAKKMPANEVKNQYQLWAIVDGSPVDMGVFDVAGDMTSLLKMKTTSKASAFAVTLEPRGGSENPTMEKMYVIGQI; this is encoded by the coding sequence GTGAGTAAGATAGAAGCATACATATCGTCAGGAGTAATCGAAGCTTTTGTTTTGGGCCAGCTAAATGAGTCCGAATCAAAGGAATTGCTTCAGTATGCAAAAGAGCATGAAGAAGTAAGAAAAGCCATTGATGAGGCTGAAGAAACCTTATTTGCATTAGGTCAAGAAGGAAGTATTGCACCTCCAGCTCAATCCAAAAATGCACTTTTTGAGGAATTGGGAATAGAAACAAATTCAACAAAAGACGAAGTTGATTATAATTTTTCTAAACCAGAGATGAAAACGGAAGAAAAATCCTTTTCCATATATCCATATTTATCTGCTGCAGCAAGTATAGTTGCTGTAATCGGAATAGTCTTAAGTGGCTATTATTACAATCAGTGGCAGGAAACCGAAGCCAGATTATCCAATATTATTGCCCAAAACCAGAGCATGGCTCAGCAATATAATGTGGTCAAAAACCAAATGGATCAGTATGCAAGTAATATTCAGATTCTGAGACAGCCTGGAATTGAAACAGTGCCAATGACAGGCTTGGATATTGCTCCTAATGCTCAGGCATTTGTCCATTGGAATAAGAAAACCAATGAGGTTTATTTAAATGCTAAGAAAATGCCAGCAAATGAAGTCAAAAATCAATATCAATTGTGGGCCATAGTAGATGGCAGTCCGGTGGATATGGGTGTTTTTGATGTTGCAGGTGACATGACAAGCTTACTCAAAATGAAAACTACGAGCAAAGCCTCTGCCTTTGCAGTTACCTTAGAGCCAAGAGGCGGCAGTGAAAATCCTACCATGGAGAAAATGTATGTAATCGGTCAGATTTAA
- a CDS encoding RNA polymerase sigma factor — protein MAQVVKISEEVLIKELKAQKPSAFEYLYDNYSAAIYGVIIRIVKTEEVAQEVLHDVFMKAWKNINAYSAEKGRLYTWLVNISRNASIDKLRSKEIKNTSKTDSVSDNVHTIDNANSTEQSIDGIGLEKVLDKLSDELRFVIDQMYFKGYTQTEISEEFDIPLGTVKTRARTAMRTLRELLL, from the coding sequence ATAGCACAAGTAGTTAAAATATCAGAGGAAGTTCTTATTAAGGAGCTCAAAGCACAGAAGCCCAGTGCTTTCGAGTATCTGTACGATAATTATAGTGCAGCTATTTATGGCGTTATAATAAGAATAGTAAAAACAGAAGAAGTTGCTCAAGAAGTATTGCATGATGTTTTCATGAAAGCCTGGAAAAATATCAATGCATACAGCGCTGAAAAAGGGCGTCTGTACACATGGTTAGTGAATATTAGCAGAAATGCTTCCATCGATAAACTGAGATCCAAAGAAATAAAAAATACAAGCAAAACCGATTCAGTCTCTGACAACGTACATACCATTGACAATGCAAATTCAACAGAGCAATCAATTGATGGCATAGGTTTAGAAAAAGTTTTAGATAAGCTTTCAGACGAACTTCGATTTGTTATTGATCAAATGTATTTTAAAGGCTATACGCAAACTGAAATATCTGAGGAATTTGATATCCCCTTAGGGACTGTCAAAACCAGAGCGAGGACAGCTATGCGTACATTAAGAGAATTATTATTGTGA
- the lpdA gene encoding dihydrolipoyl dehydrogenase, whose amino-acid sequence MASKYDIIIVGSGPGGYVAAIRASQLGKKVAIVEKESLGGICLNWGCIPTKALLKSANVFEYISHAEDYGISVKDAKADFSGMIKRSRGVADGMSKGVQFLMKKNKIDVIMGYGKLKSGKKVEVEADGKKTEYSADSIIVATGGRAKELPNLPIDGKKIIEYRKAMSLEKQPKKMVVVGSGAIGVEFAYFYNSIGTEVTIVEFMDRIVPVEDEEVSKALAKTYKKAGINIMTSSEVTSVDTKGSGCKVTVKTKKGEEKLDCDVVLSAVGVSTNLEGIGLEDAGVSTDKGKVLVDDYYKTNVDGVYAIGDIVHGPALAHVASAEGIICVENIAGEKPEPLDYKNIPGCTYCSPEIASVGYTEKQAKDAGYELKVGKFPFSASGKASAAGAKDGFVKLVFDAKYGELLGAHMIGANVTEMIAEIVAVRKLETTGHELIKTVHPHPTMSEAVMEAAAAAYDEVIHI is encoded by the coding sequence ATGGCATCAAAATATGACATTATAATAGTGGGCTCTGGCCCCGGAGGTTATGTAGCGGCAATCCGTGCTTCTCAACTAGGTAAAAAAGTAGCTATTGTTGAAAAGGAAAGTTTGGGCGGAATTTGTTTAAATTGGGGCTGTATCCCTACTAAAGCATTATTAAAAAGTGCCAATGTATTTGAATATATAAGCCATGCGGAAGATTACGGAATCTCTGTGAAAGACGCTAAAGCAGATTTTTCAGGCATGATTAAAAGAAGTCGTGGTGTAGCAGATGGCATGAGCAAAGGTGTACAGTTCTTGATGAAGAAAAACAAGATTGATGTGATTATGGGCTATGGAAAGCTGAAATCTGGCAAAAAGGTTGAGGTAGAAGCTGACGGCAAAAAAACTGAATATTCTGCTGACAGTATTATTGTAGCTACAGGCGGAAGGGCAAAAGAGCTGCCAAACCTACCGATAGATGGTAAAAAAATTATCGAGTACAGAAAAGCGATGAGCTTAGAAAAACAACCGAAGAAAATGGTGGTTGTAGGTTCAGGTGCGATTGGAGTGGAATTTGCTTATTTCTATAACTCTATTGGCACAGAAGTAACCATAGTGGAATTCATGGACAGAATTGTTCCAGTAGAAGACGAAGAGGTTTCAAAAGCACTAGCTAAAACGTATAAAAAAGCTGGTATAAATATAATGACTAGCTCAGAAGTGACTTCTGTTGACACCAAAGGTAGCGGTTGCAAAGTAACTGTTAAAACCAAAAAAGGCGAAGAGAAACTAGATTGTGATGTAGTACTTTCTGCTGTTGGTGTTTCTACCAACTTAGAGGGTATTGGTTTAGAAGATGCTGGTGTTTCTACTGACAAAGGAAAAGTCTTAGTTGATGATTATTACAAAACGAATGTAGATGGAGTATATGCCATTGGCGATATCGTTCATGGTCCAGCCTTAGCACACGTAGCTTCGGCAGAAGGTATTATCTGTGTTGAAAATATCGCAGGCGAAAAACCAGAGCCGTTAGATTACAAAAACATACCGGGTTGTACTTACTGTAGCCCAGAAATTGCATCCGTTGGTTATACTGAAAAACAAGCTAAAGACGCTGGCTATGAATTGAAAGTAGGTAAATTCCCTTTCTCTGCTTCAGGAAAAGCGAGCGCTGCCGGAGCAAAAGATGGTTTCGTGAAATTAGTATTTGATGCAAAGTATGGTGAACTATTAGGTGCCCATATGATAGGTGCTAATGTTACAGAAATGATTGCTGAAATTGTGGCCGTAAGAAAATTAGAGACTACTGGTCATGAATTGATTAAGACCGTTCATCCTCACCCAACTATGAGTGAAGCTGTGATGGAAGCGGCTGCGGCTGCCTATGATGAGGTGATTCATATATAA
- a CDS encoding ArnT family glycosyltransferase: protein MKGEIDLKRFVNKYEYIIIAPLLLTAFCIHLYATSGGLIWNSDSFHYWSASRSFQSDFVLKAYDGGVYTFWPPLFPIIMSFFSEKAYYIFHTICLLSSLLFIYWVVKLKSSRNLAIPTLAIFSVSVYPYLVSSFLWSETIFILLFYSGLYFYIKWRGEQSKIQFLFIATILLSLMCLQRNAGVFIILGLTIQSIGTFLKERKWHYLLKMIFIHLVIITPNVVWNINQKLRFPEEFYFYSSPPIIDFFSNLKTFASELIRIFIPYSDLIPPFLLITAGTVILSVPLLSNINNILSTIFLTYIVSFLLLPKFELSETGRFLAPVIPLLILQLTTISKRLYEKLISRKMKMVLSALIVILLIYNITRTTKNVAQWNYRSKHQQKSAKIFY, encoded by the coding sequence ATGAAAGGGGAAATAGACTTAAAAAGATTTGTCAATAAATATGAATATATCATTATTGCTCCCTTACTATTAACAGCATTTTGTATTCATTTATATGCAACTTCTGGTGGTTTAATTTGGAATTCAGATTCCTTTCACTATTGGTCCGCATCAAGGAGTTTTCAGTCAGATTTTGTTCTTAAAGCTTATGACGGTGGCGTTTACACATTCTGGCCACCCCTCTTCCCGATAATAATGAGCTTCTTTAGTGAGAAAGCTTATTATATTTTTCACACTATTTGTTTACTGTCCTCCTTACTATTTATCTACTGGGTTGTTAAACTAAAATCTAGTAGAAATTTAGCAATTCCTACTTTAGCAATATTCTCTGTATCAGTTTACCCTTATCTTGTCTCTAGCTTTCTTTGGTCAGAAACAATCTTTATCCTTCTTTTTTACTCAGGTTTATATTTCTACATAAAATGGAGAGGTGAGCAATCCAAGATTCAGTTTCTGTTTATAGCTACAATCCTGTTATCCCTAATGTGTTTACAAAGAAATGCAGGTGTTTTTATCATACTAGGACTTACAATTCAATCAATAGGTACCTTTCTAAAGGAAAGAAAATGGCATTATCTCCTAAAGATGATATTCATCCACTTGGTCATAATAACTCCGAATGTTGTATGGAATATTAATCAAAAACTCAGGTTTCCTGAAGAATTTTATTTTTACAGCAGTCCGCCAATTATTGACTTCTTTTCAAATCTTAAAACGTTTGCAAGTGAATTAATAAGAATATTTATACCCTATAGTGACCTAATTCCCCCATTTCTATTAATTACTGCAGGTACAGTTATTTTATCAGTCCCCTTATTGTCAAATATCAATAACATTCTATCTACTATATTTCTGACTTACATTGTTTCATTCTTGCTATTACCCAAATTTGAATTAAGCGAAACAGGCAGATTTCTAGCTCCTGTTATACCCTTATTAATCTTACAACTAACAACTATTTCGAAAAGGCTTTATGAAAAACTAATTTCTAGGAAAATGAAAATGGTATTATCTGCACTTATCGTTATTCTTTTAATATATAATATTACAAGGACTACTAAAAACGTAGCGCAATGGAATTATAGAAGTAAACATCAGCAAAAGTCAGCAAAAATATTCTACTAA
- the fabG gene encoding 3-oxoacyl-[acyl-carrier-protein] reductase, which produces MTKLLEGKTALITGASKGIGKAIAEKYAEQGANVAFTFLSSVEKGQALEKELTDAYGVKVKGYRSDASNFQAAEELIANVVSDFGSLDVLVNNAGITKDNLLMRMTEEMWDDVININLKSCFNTVKAANRTFMKQKSGSIINMTSVVGIKGNPGQANYSASKAGIIGFTKSVALELGSRNIRSNAIAPGFIETEMTDALDEKTVQGWRDAIPLKRGGRPEDVADLCVFLGSDMSAYITGQVIQVDGGMLT; this is translated from the coding sequence ATGACAAAACTATTAGAAGGAAAAACCGCACTTATCACGGGTGCTTCAAAAGGAATAGGTAAAGCTATTGCCGAAAAGTATGCTGAACAGGGTGCTAACGTAGCCTTTACTTTTTTATCTAGTGTTGAAAAAGGTCAAGCATTAGAAAAAGAACTAACTGATGCCTACGGTGTAAAGGTTAAGGGATATCGTTCCGATGCCTCAAATTTTCAAGCAGCAGAAGAGTTGATAGCAAATGTCGTCTCAGATTTTGGTAGCTTGGATGTTTTAGTGAATAATGCTGGGATTACTAAAGATAATTTGTTGATGCGAATGACTGAGGAAATGTGGGATGATGTCATTAATATCAATTTAAAATCTTGTTTCAATACTGTGAAAGCCGCAAACCGGACCTTCATGAAGCAAAAAAGTGGTTCTATCATCAATATGACTTCTGTGGTAGGTATTAAAGGAAATCCTGGTCAAGCAAATTATTCCGCTTCCAAAGCAGGTATTATAGGTTTTACCAAATCTGTAGCCTTAGAATTAGGATCAAGAAATATTCGTTCAAATGCCATTGCACCAGGTTTTATCGAAACGGAAATGACCGATGCCTTGGATGAGAAAACAGTTCAAGGCTGGAGAGATGCCATTCCATTGAAAAGAGGTGGAAGGCCAGAGGACGTAGCAGATTTATGCGTTTTTCTGGGATCTGATATGTCTGCTTATATTACAGGTCAAGTAATTCAGGTTGATGGTGGAATGCTAACTTGA
- a CDS encoding OmpA family protein, with protein MRNTAQILVFISFLFINACSVYKKAEKKFEKGEFNSAINLYKQAVKKNDNAAQALFKTAESYRLSNRLEISAPFYEAAIDSGYREDEVFYNYALALKSNSSYTQAKEVLENYLPNANNPEIKRLAEFQLKNLSNIDEILEDQTFYTVKNLEEINTPAAEYAPFFHDDELYFTSTRDDDGKIYKATGDNYSDIYKVKSRGANVDTSSIQKLPPIINWPDANEGSVAIDPRGRTMVFARGNTGKRKGLNDVNLYITRYRNSKWSEPELMRINDPEAWNSTPAFSEDGRTLYFSSTREGGFGGVDLYSATVNSRGQWGNVRNLGEKINTPEDEMFPSTSQDGKLYFSSNGHPGLGKLDIFVADRKGGKVTISHLGKPMNSNKDDFAVFMYSPDRGFFSSDRPGGKGRDDIYTFKNEDPNLKIINYFLEGVTTTNNSNEVEVILPGVNVRIFSQDSVLLGEILTGQDGKFNFRVSEEEEYFIIAERDNFFTTRKTFSTIGKTLDKSQLTSLITNKVFQTEILLEEIILDKAFELENIYYDFDSANIRADAAVELDKLVTILNDNPPIKIELSSHTDARGEAAYNQDLSRRRAESAVAYIISQGIDPSRIKAKGYGESQLIIEDAETEEEHETNRRTEFKVTEYDKEIARRIREQEEAQFKKGTVEVEIKDEKAVPEASTDEFDFN; from the coding sequence TTGAGGAATACTGCACAAATTTTAGTTTTTATTAGTTTTTTATTCATAAACGCATGTTCTGTTTATAAAAAGGCAGAGAAAAAGTTTGAAAAAGGTGAATTTAATTCTGCTATCAATTTATATAAACAGGCGGTAAAGAAAAATGATAATGCTGCTCAAGCATTATTTAAAACAGCTGAATCATACAGACTATCCAATCGATTGGAGATATCTGCACCTTTTTATGAGGCCGCCATCGATTCAGGTTATAGAGAAGATGAAGTTTTTTATAATTACGCACTCGCATTAAAGTCGAATTCCTCTTATACCCAGGCTAAAGAAGTCTTAGAGAATTATTTGCCCAACGCAAATAATCCTGAAATTAAGAGATTGGCCGAATTCCAGTTGAAAAACCTTTCCAATATTGACGAAATCCTCGAGGATCAAACATTCTATACGGTTAAAAATCTAGAGGAAATAAATACACCAGCAGCAGAATATGCTCCATTTTTTCATGATGACGAATTGTATTTTACTTCAACTAGAGATGACGATGGCAAGATATACAAGGCCACCGGAGACAATTACTCTGATATCTACAAGGTGAAATCACGGGGTGCAAATGTGGACACAAGTAGCATACAAAAACTACCCCCAATTATTAATTGGCCAGATGCAAATGAAGGTTCTGTGGCCATTGATCCACGGGGTCGAACTATGGTTTTTGCAAGAGGTAATACAGGGAAGCGGAAAGGGCTTAATGATGTTAATCTATATATTACAAGATATAGAAATAGTAAATGGTCCGAACCTGAATTAATGAGGATAAACGATCCTGAAGCATGGAATTCTACTCCTGCCTTTAGTGAAGATGGAAGAACACTATATTTTTCCTCCACAAGAGAAGGTGGATTTGGAGGGGTTGATCTTTACTCTGCAACGGTTAATAGCAGAGGTCAATGGGGGAATGTTAGAAATCTGGGTGAGAAAATTAATACACCAGAAGACGAAATGTTTCCTTCCACCTCACAGGATGGAAAGTTATATTTTTCCTCCAACGGGCATCCCGGATTAGGTAAACTTGATATTTTTGTGGCTGACCGAAAAGGAGGGAAGGTTACAATCTCCCACTTAGGGAAACCTATGAATTCCAATAAAGATGATTTTGCTGTATTTATGTATTCACCTGATAGAGGCTTCTTTTCAAGTGACAGGCCTGGAGGAAAAGGAAGAGATGATATTTATACATTTAAGAATGAAGATCCAAATCTTAAAATTATCAACTATTTTCTTGAAGGCGTAACTACTACCAATAATTCAAATGAAGTGGAGGTAATTCTGCCTGGTGTAAACGTAAGAATTTTCTCTCAAGACAGCGTTTTGCTTGGAGAAATTTTAACTGGGCAAGATGGGAAATTTAATTTCAGAGTATCTGAAGAGGAGGAGTATTTCATTATTGCAGAGCGAGATAATTTTTTTACCACCAGAAAGACGTTTTCTACAATAGGAAAAACATTGGATAAAAGCCAATTGACTTCATTAATTACTAATAAAGTATTCCAAACAGAAATTCTGCTCGAAGAGATTATTTTGGATAAAGCTTTTGAGCTTGAGAATATTTACTACGATTTCGATTCCGCTAATATTCGAGCAGATGCGGCAGTCGAGCTTGATAAATTAGTTACTATTTTAAATGATAATCCACCGATAAAAATTGAACTAAGTTCACATACGGATGCCAGGGGAGAGGCGGCATATAATCAAGATCTTTCTAGAAGAAGAGCAGAATCAGCTGTTGCTTATATTATTTCTCAAGGCATTGACCCTTCAAGAATTAAGGCTAAAGGGTACGGGGAAAGCCAGTTGATCATTGAAGATGCTGAAACGGAAGAAGAACATGAAACCAACCGAAGGACTGAATTTAAAGTAACGGAATACGATAAGGAAATTGCCAGAAGAATAAGGGAACAAGAAGAAGCACAGTTCAAAAAAGGTACAGTAGAAGTGGAGATTAAAGACGAGAAAGCAGTTCCTGAGGCTTCCACGGATGAGTTCGATTTTAATTAG
- a CDS encoding T9SS type A sorting domain-containing protein encodes MKNILFITLLSTVLLTKAYSQKTSNDNYEGIWTNNSSWQGGTAPNTTGLGPENITIQGYINRGEYPAPTPGTSTALQFATNNEGRDFTVNDTLVVYGDVVFENKAMQLVIGTGGVFIVFGNLVLDNKISINTEGTLIVKGTVSRDQGNTNQADYSGNGNVYATEYTGTSDDIINGGDPNSARTIDQLSDDGFSDLENFVNGDGQTSLPIELKSFTTTKSNKNINLNWVTAKEENFSHFEIERSLDQSNWDPIGMVQGLGESNSDVYYDFTDRNSPFGVVHYRLKAVDIDGSFEYSPVSSIKVGFEGKLAVSPNPVKDVSNLKIQVPTEFREKLAYVGLFDLNGVKIQEFREYNTDGTLQINQKLKSGMYILKVIHNGLQENIRVIIQ; translated from the coding sequence ATGAAGAACATTTTATTTATTACCCTACTTTCTACTGTACTATTAACTAAAGCTTATAGCCAGAAAACTAGTAATGATAATTACGAGGGTATTTGGACGAATAATAGTTCTTGGCAAGGTGGTACAGCTCCTAACACTACTGGATTAGGGCCTGAAAACATTACTATACAAGGATATATAAATAGAGGTGAATATCCAGCACCAACTCCGGGTACGTCAACTGCATTGCAGTTTGCTACAAATAATGAGGGAAGGGATTTTACCGTAAATGATACATTGGTAGTATATGGAGATGTTGTATTTGAAAACAAAGCAATGCAATTAGTCATTGGCACAGGAGGAGTCTTTATAGTATTTGGCAATTTAGTTTTAGATAATAAAATATCTATTAATACCGAAGGAACATTAATAGTTAAAGGTACGGTCAGCAGAGATCAAGGCAATACAAATCAAGCTGATTATTCAGGGAATGGTAATGTATATGCTACAGAATACACTGGTACTTCAGATGACATTATAAACGGTGGAGACCCAAATAGTGCAAGAACTATTGATCAGCTATCAGATGATGGTTTTTCTGATTTAGAAAATTTTGTAAATGGAGATGGTCAAACTTCACTTCCGATCGAACTAAAATCCTTTACTACTACCAAATCAAATAAAAATATCAATTTAAACTGGGTAACCGCTAAAGAAGAGAATTTCTCACATTTTGAGATTGAGCGTTCTTTAGACCAAAGCAATTGGGACCCAATTGGAATGGTTCAAGGTTTAGGTGAAAGTAATTCAGATGTCTATTATGATTTTACGGATAGAAATAGTCCGTTCGGTGTTGTTCATTATCGATTAAAAGCTGTAGATATTGATGGATCTTTTGAATACTCACCAGTTTCAAGCATTAAAGTGGGGTTTGAAGGTAAATTAGCGGTATCGCCTAATCCCGTGAAGGATGTTTCCAACTTAAAAATTCAGGTACCAACTGAATTTAGAGAGAAATTAGCTTATGTAGGGTTATTTGACCTAAATGGTGTTAAAATCCAAGAATTTAGAGAATATAATACCGATGGCACACTGCAAATCAATCAGAAATTGAAGTCCGGCATGTACATCTTAAAAGTAATTCATAACGGATTACAAGAAAATATTAGAGTTATTATTCAATAA